One Neisseria sicca genomic region harbors:
- a CDS encoding iron ABC transporter ATP-binding protein, translating to MITIRNVSFHIGGNPILNNVSLDIPEGGITALIGPNGAGKSTLLSFMARLRPLEQGSISYAGKDISTTPTAELAKTLSILTQENSVMSRITVRDLLMFGRYPYHQGRPTPEDLAIVENALSEFKLDSFANRYLTELSGGQRQRAMIAMVFCQSTDYVLLDEPLNNLDMYHARALMQLLQRLTREHKRTTVVVLHDINQAAAYADHVVAMKNGQVAMTGAPNDIFTAENIKDLFDMDVDVLDYQGKKLVIHHV from the coding sequence ATGATTACCATCCGCAACGTCAGCTTCCACATCGGCGGCAACCCCATCCTCAACAACGTCAGCCTCGACATCCCCGAAGGCGGCATCACCGCGCTCATCGGTCCCAACGGCGCAGGCAAATCCACGCTCCTCTCCTTCATGGCGCGCCTCCGCCCGCTGGAACAGGGCAGCATCAGCTACGCCGGCAAAGATATTTCGACCACGCCCACCGCCGAGCTGGCAAAAACGCTCTCCATCCTGACCCAAGAAAACAGCGTCATGAGCCGCATCACCGTACGCGACCTGCTCATGTTCGGGCGTTACCCCTACCACCAAGGCAGGCCGACCCCCGAAGACCTCGCCATCGTCGAAAACGCACTTTCCGAGTTCAAACTGGACAGCTTCGCCAACCGCTACCTGACCGAACTCTCCGGCGGACAACGCCAACGCGCCATGATTGCCATGGTCTTCTGCCAAAGCACCGATTACGTCCTTTTGGACGAACCGCTCAACAACCTCGATATGTACCACGCCCGCGCCCTCATGCAGCTGCTCCAACGGCTGACCCGCGAACACAAACGCACCACCGTCGTCGTCCTGCACGACATTAACCAAGCCGCCGCCTACGCCGACCACGTCGTCGCCATGAAAAACGGACAAGTCGCCATGACCGGCGCACCGAACGACATCTTTACCGCTGAAAATATTAAAGATTTGTTTGATATGGATGTGGACGTGTTGGACTATCAGGGCAAGAAGCTGGTCATTCATCACGTTTGA
- a CDS encoding FmdE family protein: MTQEHFPEFFEQAPTLTVQDALAEFLGAAEEGIMQYRYADAVRLCGHSCPTVAGAYLMTLKGLKALYGSDLPQRGGIEAAMQGARDEGTVGVTASVVQLLTGAAPETGFGGVGPQGRFARRNLLSFDADIEGTLTLRRKDNGKTVAVSLNAAMQPFAPEMRDIMPKAVSGTATAEELKRFGELWQARVKAFLIDLADNPQFVIVREI, from the coding sequence ATGACTCAAGAACACTTTCCCGAATTTTTCGAGCAAGCCCCGACGCTGACCGTCCAAGACGCGCTCGCCGAATTTCTCGGCGCGGCAGAGGAGGGCATCATGCAATATCGCTACGCCGATGCCGTCCGCCTGTGCGGACACTCCTGCCCCACCGTCGCAGGCGCGTACCTCATGACGCTTAAAGGCTTGAAAGCACTTTACGGCAGCGACCTGCCGCAGCGCGGCGGAATCGAAGCCGCCATGCAGGGCGCGCGCGACGAAGGCACGGTCGGCGTTACCGCATCCGTCGTCCAACTCTTAACCGGCGCCGCTCCCGAAACCGGCTTCGGCGGCGTCGGCCCGCAAGGACGCTTCGCCCGCCGCAACCTGTTGAGTTTCGATGCCGATATCGAAGGCACGCTGACCCTGCGCCGCAAAGACAACGGCAAAACCGTCGCCGTCAGCCTCAACGCCGCCATGCAGCCCTTCGCCCCCGAAATGCGCGACATCATGCCCAAAGCCGTCAGCGGCACCGCCACCGCAGAAGAACTCAAACGCTTCGGCGAACTCTGGCAGGCGCGTGTCAAAGCCTTCTTGATTGATTTGGCAGACAATCCCCAATTCGTCATCGTTCGCGAAATCTGA